The DNA sequence tttcaacatcctcatctcagtcGCACTCAATTTAtttatgttacgcttcttgacagCCGAACATTCTGAACCATATAGAATAGTTGGTCTTATGGcggtcctatagaatttttctttaagctttagaggaatacgtcgatcacataacactccagatgcCCCTCTCCGTTttatccatcctactttaattctgtgagaaacatcatcatcaatttcaccttctttgtttaacGTAGAGCCCAGATGAAGCAGTCACTTTgcgggatctctctcccctcaattttcacttcttCACTATCAATCATCGATCTACTGAAGTTACACCTCATATATTCCGTCTTCGTTTTACTTATCTTGAGACCTCTCGATTCCAAAGTAAGTTGCCATAGTTCCAACTTATTATTAATCTGTCACTGTTTCACcgaccaaaacaatatcatctataCACCACAGGacctctccttgaatattcTTAGTTAAATCATCTATGACAAGTGTAAATAGGTAGGGGCTCAATGCgaatccttgatgtaacccgaCATTAATTGGGAACTCAGCACCTTGACCTCTCACAGATCTCACGCTAGTCACTACATCtctatacatgtctttaataatATCCACGTATTTACTTGACACTTCTTTCTCCTCTAAAACTAACTAGATTGAATCTCTGGGAACCCTATTGTAggccttttctaggtcaatgaagaccatatgaagatctctcttgTAGGCTCTGGCTTTTTCCATAAGCCCCCTAAGTAGGTAGATCGCTTGAAACCGAATTGGTTCTTAGAGATATAAGTTTCTCTTCTAAGCGAACTTCTATTACCTTTTCCTATAGTTTCATACTATAACTCATAAGTTTAATGCATGTATAGTTGTTGCAGCTCTGGATatctcctttatttttgtaaattggaaCGATattgcttctcctccattcatcagACATCGTTTTCGTGTTCATAAccttgttaaacaacttggttaaccaAGTGACTCCAAGTGGTCTcaaactcttccacacttcaattgggacctcatccgGACCTGGTGTCTTCCCTACATTCATCTTCCTTAATGCCTTTTTAACCTCGGTCACTCCTATCTTGCGTACATACCTATGGTTCATGTTGTGGAGCCGACTACTCGAACCACTCTTATTAGGGATGTCTCCATTAAGCAAGTTACAAaaatactcatcccatctcctTTCTATGTCTTCATCCTTCACAAGTACTTTGCCATcctcacttttaatacatcgaACCTGGTCGAGATCCCTCCACTTCCTTTCTCGAATTTTAGCTATTTTATAGATAACCATTTCCCCTTCCTTAGTATTTAAATTGTTGTGGAAATCATCATATTTTCTCGCTCTTGCTATCCGCACAGTCTTTTTTGCCTCGTTCCTGGTGGCCCTATATCTCTCTTTGTCTTCATCTTCCCTAGTCCTTTGCCAAGTTTTAAATTATCTTTCTTAGTCTTGATTGCAACCTGGACCTCAGCATCCCACCATCAAGTCTCTCTAGGGGCCAACTTAGTACCCTTAGCCACCCCTAGAACCTCCTTAGCAACTTTCTCAATGCATTTTATCATTACATTCCACATCATGTTGGCGTCCCCTTCCCGATCCCACTTTTCATGCTTCACCATTTTATCTCTAAAGCACCCTACTGACTCTCCTTTCAATCTGCACCACCTAACCTTAAGGCACACTTGattccttgttttcttctttggtaAATTGAAGCACATGTCCAAGATCAACAACTTATGTTGAGAGGTTAAACTCTCCCCAGGTATGACCTTACAAGCCTTACACATCCATTTGTCATGTCTTTTAGTGAGGAAAAAGTCTATTTGACTGGCATGCTGTCCACTTTTGTAAGTAATTAAGTGTTCTTCCCTTTTAGTGAAAAGCATGTTAGCAATGGATAGATCATATGTGACAACAAAGTCCAGAACTGAGGTTCCCTCCTCATTTCTCTCCCCAACTCCAAAGCCTCCGTGCACCTCTACATAATCTCTCCTATCCTTCCCAATGTGTCCGTTTAGATCGCCTCccataataattttttcaacCGATCTAAAATTATGCATCAAttcatccatgtgttcccaaaattgtagcTTGTAACTCTCATCCAATCCTGCTTGCGGAACATAAACGCTAATAATGTTAACCACTTCTTTATCTAACACTAGCTTTAAGGATATGATCTTGTCCCCAACTCTTTTAACATCTACCACattgttcttcaagtctttatcCACCACTATGTCAACTCCACCCCTTCCACTTTGGTCTCCCAaataccaaagtttaaagtcatccaacATCTTAGCTTTCATCCCTTTCCATCTTGTCTCTTGGATACATGCAATGTTaatccttctcctcctcatGACATCTATCAATTTCAAACTCTTGCCAGTTAGCGAACCAATGTTCCATGAAGCACATCAAGTCCTCCTTCTATTACCAACATTCTGAACACGCTTCTGAATATGTTGCAAAGTATATTGACGTGAGTCGTTTGCGTGGGATGCCCTGAcaacaggagaaaaaaaaaagacattggACACACAAAGTGGTAAAATGCGATCAAAAAACATGGGGATCCATGTAAAAGGAAGATTGGCTAGAGATAATATGGTGTCGGCTGCCTACGTACCGCACCAAAATAGAGCTATATAAATATagtaagaaataaaacaaaagaatacaGTTAATGATGGAACCTAACACAATAAAAAAGTGTTCTcagaatataaaagaaaagcacATAGCACCCGACCAAGGTATAGTATACGTAACCGCAAGATTCTAACATACCAAATCCATAAGTACTTTTTGAATGCCAATAAatcttgatccttttttttttttttttaatctcgtTATCAATTATATATAAAGGGAGCACAAGGTTCACGCTAAAGGAGCTAGCAAACAAGGCAAACACTATATGGTAGTCAGACACAGCCGATTAAAAAGCCAAATGATGCAACATGAAAGATATACAAGCAGACGTATGTTCATGTACTAAAGCATAGAGAAGACAACTGCTAGTGAACTGAAAGTATATGTATGATCATACATTATCAATGTAAAAAGAGTGAGTGAGGGGTATCCCTTATGACATGGGTAACTTATAGCCTGTGACGCTGTCGACCAGATAAAGACTCCACTGAAAGCCTAGAGTAGTGGAATGCACCAGGGGTAGTGTCTCAGCAGTGGTGATGCGTTGGGGCTCAGCACAACATCAGGCAGGCAGAAATGGGTATGGGAGCAGAATTAGTGTCACTGGAGCAGGCGTGATTGAGTGGATGTGGAGGCGATCGGTTGAAAAGTCACTAAAATTATGAGGAGGAATCGGGTGTAGCATGTGGAATAAGATGTGGAAGCGGCTACGTGCACCCCAAAGGTTGAGGTGCGCCGAGGGGCACGCGGGTTGAAGGGGAGAAGATAAAAGAAATCGAAAGGAATCAGtggtttttccccttttttttttgcgtcTCGGTGGTTTAAGGTAGGTGCGAAAAAATAGGGTGTGTGGTAAGGGAATAAGCCTTGGTGTTTCTGCAATAGGAGAGGGAATATAGGAAGAAGGGGGCGTAAGAATcggttgggttttttttttttttcctccaaggGAAATCGTAGTGGAGGAATGAAGGGGTCTCGGTGGAATGGTAGAGAAGCGATCGTTGCAAGACCAAGGAGAAAATGGGTGACATCagtggaaagaaaataaaataaaatacaatacCACGGCCGTGGTATTTCAGTGAggaaattggggggggggggggggggatttcgACCAAGGAGAAAATGGGCGAAATCAGTAGCAAGAACCAAGGAGAAAAATAGGGTTTATGGAATGGTAGAGGAGAGATCGTTCGTGGTTTATCTCCTCACAGAAATAGGGAAGGAAATGAGGTGAGGAGAGGTGTGAGAATCGGTGTTGGTCGGGGAGGGACGAGGTAAGATGAGGGAAAAAGGATTAGCAGAAATCAGAGATTGAAAGGATTAggaggcgagagagagaggggcgtGAGTAAGATGgctcgagagagagagagagaggaaggagaagggggtcAGGGGTATACCTACCTGGTCCGATAAGCCCTAGATTGCCGCCGCCTCAAATGGGGGAGGGAGTGTGTGCCGGAGGGAGTAGTGTATCGGAGAGTTTCAGAGAGCCGTCAGTAGAGAGTATCAAAAGATTGGACCCTTCCTGGGAATCAATTGCGGGTGAACcacactaaaagaaaaaaataaaataaaatctcttgTTAGGGATAATGCACTCTAGGGTTGTGGGTAAGTTTTTCTCATAATTTATTTACCATGGGGAAAATGGGTACCCAGTCACCGAGGTAAGATGGGAGTTGAAAAATGGGAATCCAGGTAAACCCTCGTGTAAACAAATGCGTCTTGAAGCTTTTCTACAGGATCtgtttaatttaaaatttttatgagGCTAACAGTGAAGGTCCATGAAATGGTGAATGAAGGTACTTGCAGACAAAGATAACAATTAAATCCTTGGGGAAAGGTAAGGCCAATCACATTATGTGGGTTGAATTAAAAGAGGTAACCATAACAAAACAAACAGAAGCAAACTTCACTACAGAAGGATGGATCAAAAACATTGCACAAAGAATTCAAGAAGATCCAATTTCCTGGGTTAAAAACCCAGCATTCATGAGAGCATTCCAATCCGGTTAATCTGATCCTCGGAAGGAAGTAGGGTTAGGGCATTTAAACACCAATTCCAGGGCCAATCCAAGCCTATTCCTATCCGGATATCAGCTTGAGAAAGATCCAGTTTCCCATTCTGTGTTTTTCGACCCTGTTCATGACCAACAATGTTTCTGAAAAAATTACAGCAGCCAGCTTATCTTAAAAGGCTGGCAAAGTTGATCTTGTCTCACAAATCTATGACACGAGACAGCTTCTGGATCCTATTCAATAAAAAGTCCCCTTGCTTGATAGTCGCTTGGTACAAAGCATTCTTTGCATCTGGCCTGTTTGTTTCTAGTACACCAGCAACTTTATCAATCTTGCAATGAAGTTTCCCTGCGGCAATGAAACGTGACAATTCCCTGGAACAAAAAGGGAGCAATTAGATAACGCACATCAAATTCCTTAGACCAAGCACCAACTCACAAATGAAAGCCTACCTACAACCAATCTCTATGCCCTTAAAAACCATATGTAAAAACATctcccaaatatatatatatatatatatatagatagatagatagatatataATAGATGGGCAAATTATAGCTAAGCATGATTTGAAAATGCAAATACCATACTTACATATCAATAAAGTCCACAGTAACTCCAAAAGCAGTAGCCATGGCCTCCATGGTAACACTCTTGTAAGATTCCAAAAACTGTGAATAAACCACAGTGCGGACCTCCCTCATGTAATACCGGAAATGGGGATGCAAATAACGATCCAATTTAATTTGCTCGGTCAAGCCAGCTGATAGTCATACAATAGAAAAGACAGAAATCGGGATCAAACGGTTATTACATTCAAGAAATCTGCAATAAAAGTACTCTCACCGTAGGTACAGTCACTATATGTATGCAAGAATTACAAACAAAGGAGCAAAGGATACAGTAGTACAACCCTTAACAGAGGATGGCCCATGACCCCCAAAActgaatagaaagaagaaagtaCAGCCATGACAATTACATCATAGAGTAAAATGttccaaaaccaaatccaagaCTGCCTTTGTTCTGCTAGATCATCCTCATCGCATCAGCAATCCTTGGCATCCAGAAGTATGAGCATCACTCTGCCATAAAATCCCCTATATATTGTATTAAGATTAGGTTCGATTTGTTTCACGTGACTTGGGCTGCAAATTTTCACTGCCTGATTCCCACAAAGCATGTAAAATAGGGACAAATttcctctctctcactctcacctCTTGGTTACATTGCCTTTACCACCTCTCCATGATCTCATCCTTCTACCTACCTTAATAGAGCCTAGAGTTGGTTCCCAACTGTATTTTCAActtcaatttgagttttatcacTCCCAATAGCACTATTTATGGTGCTGCGGGCAAGTTGTCAATTACTGAATGTAAGAATAATGGCATGTTTCCTAATgttaacaaatattaaaaaggtaattttatagtacaaataaaatgaaaaacacttacatgaaaagaaaaaaaaaacattaattttCAGTAATAATTTACTATCTATTTTAcatgaagaaaaaacaaacattGGAAAGTAAAACTTTCCTCAGGTAAAATTTTTTGCTTGCATGGAAACTCTTACGTGAAAGCAAACAAAGCCTTTTGGAAAGGAAATGCAAACAAGATTCTCAACTACACCCGCTAAGGAAGCGAAaaacctcccaaaaaaaaaggtctaCTAACAAGAAGACTTACAAGGACAAAATTCTGATACAAGCAAAGAGACAAAGTGATAGCAAATAGAAAAAGCCAACAAACCTATTGCAAGATACGAGGAGACACTTACCAAATGCTGAGAAGAAAGATTTGTATTGGCATCCATGTAAAGAGTTCATGAACTCAGCGAGATTAGGAATTTTCCCTATAACTGTCAGGATCTCAGGTGCATCCACCACCTTCAACAGATAAACCAACATTTTTTTATCAGTAAGAATTTTGTTAACAGAAAACAAATCTCTTTTCATATTAAGAATATAAATAGGTCACAACGCCTCTAAGTATATTGAGCTAGAACCAATAAAAAGTAGCCAGCACTATGTTTGTGGTGGCAAAATCAAATATACCTTTTGCTTCAGAGAAACTCTGTCCAAAGAAATGATGCTTGTAAGGACAGTATAGAATATGAAGGTGTCATAAGGAAAAATCTCGTAAGTTGTGAATGTCGATattgaatccaggaacaagtTTGCAGCTTTCTTGAAATTTCTTGTGGCCATGCAGTACAAGCCTTCGTATACCTTTAAACGATTTTTCCTCTCCCAGTCACCACCTTCCTCAAACAAGctggcattaaaaaaaaaagtgtggaaTATTTCTCTATCTTTCCCTTTTATCTATATAACAAAAGTAGAGTTCAGACAGtgaaattgattaaaaattaTTCAGATTGTCAAATTACTTCTTCGCCTTCTCCAAGCCTTTGGCTATGAGATCAAAGTCCATGTAGAAAAAACCAAGCTGAAGCGTATGAAAAACCAAGTCCATCTTTTGGCCAATGGCCACTGTCTTGCTTTCAGTAACCTTTAGTTGCTCCAGTGCTTTTTCCTGGGATTCATACGGGGGAATATGTCAATGAGATGTGAAAACATCCACCAAAAGAAGTTCTGAAAGAAGAACTAGGAAACAATCACTGACACATAACAACAGAACATGCAAGGTACCTTGTCACTGATTCGAATGTAGAACAGTGATTTTGCAAGATGAGCCTCTCGGACTTCACTTTCACCGAGGTTCTCTTCAGCATCTGCAATTCTGAATAAATGGAACAAGAAGGTTTGTGTAAGTACAGGAGAGAGTATTCCAATAATCACAGCCTTGAGCAACAGTTTATTAAATTTATAGAGATTGCTAGTTTGTTACTAATTCAAATAGAATGAGAGGCAGGCCTAAACCactttgggagaaaaaaaaaattttgttttctttgaggCGGGGGGGTAAAGACCTGCATGGTTTAGGACAAAACCAATATGGCCTACCTAGATATGAATAACAAACAGGTCTGTGTAGTCAACCTATTTCTGAGTGGTCAAGGTTAGTTGTGTTGAGTATTGATACTAGCTAAGGCATGCTTATATGTTTTCCATTGTACTCTtccttgatatatatatatatatattttttttttcttttccaaaatataaaaaaggatGGCCAACAAACATGGGTGATAATTTACCATATGCTAAATTTACAAACATCATCAAACAAGCCCTCCTGTTACGCCAgttcaaagaaaaggaaataatcCACT is a window from the Macadamia integrifolia cultivar HAES 741 chromosome 5, SCU_Mint_v3, whole genome shotgun sequence genome containing:
- the LOC122079366 gene encoding 26S proteasome non-ATPase regulatory subunit 6; amino-acid sequence: MEGQEGKQQPQLVLAHKLFLLRHPDVPDIEKVRLKEEVLAFVKADDMALLYETLATENVLEMDRAVLDSMRSKIEEELKKLDEKIADAEENLGESEVREAHLAKSLFYIRISDKEKALEQLKVTESKTVAIGQKMDLVFHTLQLGFFYMDFDLIAKGLEKAKNLFEEGGDWERKNRLKVYEGLYCMATRNFKKAANLFLDSISTFTTYEIFPYDTFIFYTVLTSIISLDRVSLKQKVVDAPEILTVIGKIPNLAEFMNSLHGCQYKSFFSAFAGLTEQIKLDRYLHPHFRYYMREVRTVVYSQFLESYKSVTMEAMATAFGVTVDFIDMELSRFIAAGKLHCKIDKVAGVLETNRPDAKNALYQATIKQGDFLLNRIQKLSRVIDL
- the LOC122078031 gene encoding craniofacial development protein 2-like — its product is MLDDFKLWYLGDQSGRGGVDIVVDKDLKNNVVDVKRVGDKIISLKLVLDKEVVNIISVYVPQAGLDESYKLQFWEHMDELMHNFRSVEKIIMGGDLNGHIGKDRRDYVEVHGGFGVGERNEEGTSVLDFVVTYDLSIANMLFTKREEHLITYKSGQHASQIDFFLTKRHDKWMCKACKVIPGESLTSQHKLLILDMCFNLPKKKTRNQVCLKVRWCRLKGESVGCFRDKMVKHEKWDREGDANMMWNVMIKCIEKVAKEVLGVAKGTKLAPRET